In a single window of the Arachis hypogaea cultivar Tifrunner chromosome 6, arahy.Tifrunner.gnm2.J5K5, whole genome shotgun sequence genome:
- the LOC112696138 gene encoding uncharacterized protein, which translates to MNSVSVGSFHPITPPLCKFHQNLQLKHQRVYLCGSAFKFSSNSLKSKPTKLISTLLQATESDTDAPVSIPEGSASVVYIEEVVEKDWSILDSVESNSNVEFKRSIERIVSAGNVEEGSRVLVSTGSEEFVDTLVGLCKSLFVVHDSLLILALIKEKYDKVKCWQGEIVYVPEKWAPLDVVFLYFLPALPFKLDEILGSLAKKCSPGGRVIISHPQGRLVLEQQRKQYPEVVVSELLDRTSLQIVADAHSFDLAEFVDEPGFYLAVLIAQELKN; encoded by the exons ATGAATTCTGTTTCCGTAGGTTCCTTCCACCCCATAACCCCACCACTATGCAAATTCCACCAAAACCTTCAATTGAAGCATCAACGTGTTTATCTCTGTGGCAGTGCTTTCAAATTTTCATCAAATTCGCTAAAATCAAAACCCACTAAGCTTATTTCAACTTTGCTGCAAGCCACTGAGTCAGATACAGATGCCCCAGTTTCAATCCCTGAGGGCTCTGCATCCGTTGTTTACATTGAAGAAGTTGTTGAAAAGGACTGGTCTATACTTGATTCTGTTGAGTCAAATTCTAATGTAGAATTCAAGAGAAGCATTGAACGTATTGTATCTGCTGGGAATGTTGAAGAGGGTTCAAGGGTCTTAGTCTCAACTGGGTCTGAAGAGTTTGTGGATACATTGGTGGGTTTGTGTAAGTCTCTTTTTGTGGTGCACGATTCACTTCTGATATTGGCTCTTATTAAGGAGAAATATGATAAGGTTAAGTGTTGGCAAGGAGAGATTGTGTATGTTCCAGAGAAATGGGCTCCTCTTGATGTtgtttttctctattttcttcctGCTTTGCCCTTCAAACTTGATGAGATTTTGGGGTCTTTGGCTAAGAAATGTTCACCTG GTGGACGGGTGATTATCAGTCATCCGCAAGGGAGACTAGTGTTAGAACAGCAACGAAAGCAGTATCCGGAAGTTGTAGTTTCAGAGCTACTTGATAGGACAAGTTTACAAATTGTTGCAGATGCTCATTCTTTTGATTTGGCTGAATTTGTAGATGAACCTGGCTTTTATTTGGCTGTTCTAATTGCCCAGGAGCTTAAAAACTAG